One region of Acidimicrobiia bacterium genomic DNA includes:
- a CDS encoding TetR/AcrR family transcriptional regulator produces MTTTDGPVRPYHHGSLRPALVDAAVATLDESGPGSTSLRAVARRAGVTHAAATYHFGDKAGLLTAVAAQGYRMLADALVAAERGGGTFLDVGVAYVRFAVTHRAHFEVMFRPELLRGDDPELREARAASSRALYGTGRASREQLTYGVAAWALVHGIATLWLNGNLPAQLGDDPEAITRLVAVHLAAGSRTTARESSA; encoded by the coding sequence GTGACGACGACCGACGGCCCGGTCCGGCCCTATCACCACGGCTCGCTGCGTCCCGCGCTCGTCGACGCTGCCGTCGCGACCCTCGACGAGTCCGGCCCGGGCTCGACCAGCCTGCGCGCGGTGGCCCGGCGCGCCGGCGTCACGCACGCCGCCGCGACCTACCACTTCGGGGACAAGGCCGGGCTGCTGACCGCCGTCGCCGCGCAGGGCTATCGGATGCTGGCCGACGCGCTCGTCGCCGCCGAACGTGGCGGCGGCACGTTCCTCGACGTGGGCGTCGCATACGTGCGGTTCGCGGTGACGCACCGCGCCCACTTCGAGGTGATGTTCCGGCCCGAGCTGCTGCGCGGCGACGACCCCGAGCTGCGGGAGGCGCGCGCCGCGAGCTCGCGCGCGCTCTACGGCACGGGGCGCGCGTCGCGCGAGCAGCTCACGTACGGCGTCGCGGCATGGGCGCTCGTCCACGGCATCGCGACGCTGTGGCTCAACGGCAACCTCCCGGCGCAGCTCGGCGACGACCCGGAGGCCATCACGCGCCTCGTGGCGGTGCACCTCGCTGCCGGCTCCCGGACGACCGCGCGAGAATCGTCCGCGTGA
- a CDS encoding NAD(P)/FAD-dependent oxidoreductase, whose product MSETTRTVDAVVVGAGFAGMYAHHRFRQIGLTVQGFEVASDVGGTWWWNRYPGARCDVESMDYSYGFAPDLEQEWTWSERYATQPEILRYANHVADRFDLRRDIAFETRVTAAHWDDDTREWDVRTDRGHHVRARFLVMAVGCLSAAKQPEIDGIDSFRGPTYHTGRWPHDGVDFTGRRVGVIGTGSSGIQSIPLIAQQAAHLTVFQRTPNFTMPAKNGPLAPEAITARKARAREHREAMRVSHAGVVVTPPTESALAVDDDAREARFDAAWESGTLFGMVGAFNDLLVNRDANETAAEYVRRRIRSIVRDPDVAERLSPRNHALGTKRPCLDSGYYATYNRENVTLVDVRATPIVAITPGGVRTSEREYELDALVFATGFDAMTGPILGVDVRGVGGRSLREKWAAGPRTYLGLMSAGFPNLFTVTGPGSPSVLVNMLVAIEQHVDWIADCIAYLRDHDIVTIDATVEAEDAWVDHVNELASFTLFPTANSWYMGANVPGKPRVFMPYVGGLPRYSKTCDEVAAEGYRGFTLTPAKMRH is encoded by the coding sequence GTGAGCGAGACCACCCGAACGGTGGACGCCGTCGTCGTCGGCGCGGGCTTCGCCGGGATGTACGCGCACCACCGGTTCCGGCAGATCGGGCTGACGGTCCAGGGGTTCGAGGTCGCGTCCGACGTCGGCGGGACGTGGTGGTGGAACCGCTACCCCGGCGCGCGTTGCGACGTCGAGTCGATGGACTACTCGTACGGCTTCGCACCTGATCTCGAGCAGGAGTGGACGTGGTCGGAGCGGTACGCCACGCAGCCCGAGATCCTGCGGTACGCGAACCACGTCGCCGACCGGTTCGACCTCCGTCGTGACATCGCGTTCGAGACGCGCGTGACCGCGGCGCACTGGGACGACGACACGCGCGAGTGGGACGTCCGAACCGACCGCGGCCATCACGTCCGCGCGCGGTTCCTCGTGATGGCGGTCGGGTGCCTCTCGGCGGCGAAGCAGCCCGAGATCGACGGCATCGACTCGTTCCGCGGCCCGACGTACCACACCGGTCGGTGGCCCCATGACGGCGTCGACTTCACCGGCCGGCGCGTCGGCGTGATCGGCACGGGCTCGTCGGGCATCCAGTCGATCCCCCTCATCGCCCAGCAGGCCGCGCACCTCACGGTGTTCCAGCGGACGCCGAACTTCACCATGCCGGCCAAGAACGGGCCGCTGGCGCCGGAGGCGATCACGGCGCGCAAGGCGCGCGCCCGCGAGCACCGCGAGGCGATGCGCGTCTCGCACGCGGGCGTCGTCGTCACGCCGCCGACCGAGTCCGCGCTCGCCGTCGACGACGACGCGCGCGAGGCGCGCTTCGACGCCGCGTGGGAGTCGGGGACGCTGTTCGGCATGGTCGGCGCGTTCAACGACCTGCTCGTCAACCGGGACGCGAACGAGACGGCCGCCGAGTACGTGCGCCGCCGCATCCGCTCGATCGTGAGGGATCCCGACGTCGCCGAGCGCCTCTCACCGCGCAACCACGCGCTCGGCACGAAGCGGCCGTGTCTCGACAGCGGCTACTACGCGACGTACAACCGGGAGAACGTCACGCTCGTCGACGTCCGCGCGACCCCGATCGTCGCGATCACCCCCGGCGGTGTCCGCACGAGCGAGCGCGAGTACGAGCTCGACGCGTTGGTGTTCGCGACGGGGTTCGACGCGATGACGGGCCCGATCCTGGGCGTCGACGTCCGCGGCGTCGGCGGCCGGTCGCTGCGCGAGAAGTGGGCCGCGGGACCGCGCACCTACCTCGGTCTGATGTCGGCCGGGTTCCCGAACCTGTTCACCGTCACCGGTCCGGGCAGTCCCTCCGTGCTCGTCAACATGCTCGTCGCGATCGAGCAGCACGTCGACTGGATCGCGGACTGCATCGCGTACCTGCGCGACCACGACATCGTCACGATCGACGCGACCGTCGAGGCCGAGGACGCCTGGGTCGACCACGTCAACGAGCTCGCGAGCTTCACGCTCTTCCCCACCGCGAACTCCTGGTACATGGGTGCCAACGTCCCCGGCAAGCCCCGCGTGTTCATGCCCTACGTCGGCGGCCTGCCCCGCTACTCGAAGACGTGCGACGAGGTCGCGGCCGAGGGCTACCGCGGCTTCACGCTCACTCCCGCGAAGATGCGGCACTGA